Proteins co-encoded in one candidate division WOR-3 bacterium genomic window:
- a CDS encoding tetratricopeptide repeat protein, whose product MTKLEGRMTNPARSPKAVRAALLLAALGLAAANAQSYTSGVILERAGQFERALEEYRLVLSKSPQERPAYEGFARLAKQLGQLDTLVAVSRRLGRQFPEVSDYSFGLVGGLLAMKRTADARAEARRAAERWPDRLAQLAEVFAGHEDFAQAIEYYEQARKRGGDAFSIADRLLDLRLAAGQPGPAAREMVSVLNSSPHLFDRYRQKLSALAVRGGAAVTGELEKVQDQRVRGRALAVVYLAIKKDAEAVRVLKPVLTVQEFYQFARDCEAQGALRAALAVYQEQKAHVDAARVLRLMGRVREAQAELVMDGGAAAQFELGELYRDQRDYGAAAETYQRFLSRQPGHEPAGFGLASALLGLGRTEPARAAARKTGTLSDRLLLIVARTFFYEGQFDSSGVYVAELVRRFPQSSLANDGLELAAMTGSGDRARELAGLLLAYETGAVDSGKVKALSEGNDPVAEQACFLLARSLRREHRPKDALAVLDRYRQRFGSSALAPRARLEQAVLYLDDLKDEGKYRETLEQLIIEYPGSAYVPVARSLLDATARPLTPEGIR is encoded by the coding sequence ATGACGAAGCTCGAAGGACGAATGACGAATCCAGCCCGAAGCCCGAAGGCAGTCCGGGCAGCACTGCTACTGGCCGCGCTTGGACTTGCCGCGGCCAATGCTCAGAGCTACACCAGCGGCGTGATACTGGAACGTGCCGGGCAGTTCGAGCGTGCACTTGAGGAGTACCGGCTGGTTCTGAGCAAGAGCCCGCAGGAGAGACCCGCATACGAAGGGTTCGCGCGGCTTGCCAAACAGCTCGGGCAGCTCGATACACTGGTCGCAGTCAGCCGCAGGCTGGGCAGGCAGTTCCCGGAAGTGTCTGACTACTCGTTCGGGCTCGTCGGTGGCCTGCTGGCGATGAAGCGGACCGCCGATGCCCGGGCCGAGGCCAGGCGGGCAGCGGAGAGGTGGCCCGACAGGCTGGCGCAACTCGCAGAGGTGTTTGCCGGGCACGAGGACTTCGCCCAGGCCATCGAATACTACGAACAGGCGCGCAAGAGGGGTGGAGATGCCTTTTCGATTGCCGATCGACTGCTTGACCTGCGTCTGGCGGCGGGCCAGCCCGGCCCGGCAGCGCGGGAGATGGTGTCAGTCCTCAATTCGTCGCCCCACCTGTTTGATCGCTATCGCCAGAAGCTCTCGGCCCTGGCGGTCCGGGGCGGCGCCGCAGTGACCGGTGAGTTGGAGAAGGTCCAGGACCAGAGAGTGCGGGGCCGCGCGCTGGCTGTGGTCTATCTGGCCATCAAGAAGGACGCCGAAGCGGTGCGGGTGCTCAAGCCAGTACTGACGGTTCAGGAGTTCTACCAGTTCGCACGCGACTGCGAGGCGCAGGGAGCGCTGCGGGCGGCGCTGGCTGTTTACCAGGAACAGAAGGCACACGTAGACGCGGCGCGGGTGCTCAGGCTGATGGGGCGAGTCCGTGAGGCGCAGGCGGAGTTGGTCATGGATGGCGGGGCTGCGGCGCAGTTCGAGCTGGGCGAGCTGTACCGGGACCAACGTGACTACGGAGCGGCTGCCGAGACCTATCAGCGGTTTCTTTCCCGACAGCCGGGCCACGAGCCGGCAGGGTTCGGACTGGCCTCGGCACTCCTCGGCCTTGGCCGCACCGAGCCGGCACGGGCCGCGGCCAGGAAAACCGGCACGCTCTCTGACCGCTTGCTCCTCATCGTGGCGCGTACGTTCTTCTACGAAGGGCAGTTTGATTCGTCCGGCGTCTACGTGGCTGAGCTGGTCAGGCGATTCCCCCAGAGCAGTCTGGCCAACGATGGACTGGAGCTCGCAGCAATGACCGGCAGCGGTGACCGCGCCAGGGAGCTGGCAGGGCTGTTGCTCGCTTACGAAACCGGTGCCGTCGACAGCGGCAAGGTGAAGGCCTTGTCCGAGGGCAACGATCCGGTCGCAGAACAGGCCTGTTTCCTGCTGGCGCGATCCCTGCGTCGCGAGCACAGGCCGAAAGACGCGCTGGCCGTACTGGATCGCTATCGCCAGCGCTTCGGCAGCAGTGCGCTTGCGCCGCGGGCGAGGCTGGAGCAGGCGGTCTTGTATCTTGACGACCTGAAGGACGAAGGGAAGTACCGCGAGACCCTGGAGCAGTTGATAATCGAGTACCCCGGGTCCGCCTACGTTCCGGTCGCCCGCAGCCTTCTTGATGCTACCGCCAGACCCCTCACACCGGAAGGGATCCGCTAG
- a CDS encoding PASTA domain-containing protein has protein sequence MTESDESLESPDGIAPEPEETVVLADVLHKRGPLPKSELLSTFIDVLRDLERAHGDGLLHRDISPQRIVLIDGVWKLVEYGLDTVGTVRYMSPERCQGKPTDARSDIYSLGVVLYQAATGIVPFDAEMKFQIMDAHAKTPPPSPRAVNPELAEELEQVMLRALAKEPESRFQDATDFRHALEALLPESDRTFDSDLGPITETAGVVAEEMTSGPAERASAGVPYTSAAIESLVESVSDSLADSGHEPRRIRLAPILVTLGTVVVVVVGLLLVTGVIGGRKVPLVTGISRAEAESTLGARGFRAKIDSVSDTLPAGIVVAQVPGAGENGPRSRMVELRVSTGKVEMPSLVGLPLADARQLLARLALTPAKVDSQYSDAYTAGLVMSSKPKAGTMMAPRTSVGLTVCAGPATCPQCETRREARARFCTKCGFKF, from the coding sequence ATGACCGAGAGTGACGAGAGCCTGGAAAGCCCGGACGGCATCGCGCCGGAACCAGAAGAGACCGTTGTCCTGGCCGACGTGCTGCACAAGCGCGGTCCGCTTCCCAAGTCGGAACTGCTGAGCACGTTCATTGATGTTCTGCGCGACCTCGAGCGGGCGCACGGGGACGGTTTGCTCCATCGCGATATCAGTCCGCAGAGAATAGTGCTGATCGACGGCGTCTGGAAGCTGGTCGAGTACGGTCTGGACACCGTGGGTACGGTCAGGTACATGTCGCCGGAGCGCTGCCAGGGCAAGCCGACCGACGCGCGCTCCGATATCTACTCCCTGGGAGTCGTCCTCTACCAGGCGGCCACCGGCATCGTTCCTTTTGATGCCGAGATGAAGTTCCAGATCATGGACGCCCACGCCAAGACCCCGCCCCCCTCCCCGCGCGCGGTGAACCCGGAGTTGGCCGAAGAACTCGAGCAGGTCATGCTTCGGGCGCTGGCCAAAGAACCGGAGAGTCGATTCCAGGACGCAACCGATTTCCGGCACGCCCTTGAGGCTCTGCTACCTGAGTCGGACCGGACATTTGATTCCGACCTGGGCCCGATAACGGAAACGGCGGGAGTGGTTGCGGAGGAGATGACCTCTGGGCCGGCCGAGAGGGCGAGCGCCGGAGTTCCCTACACGTCCGCGGCGATAGAGTCGCTGGTAGAGTCGGTGAGTGACTCCCTGGCAGATTCCGGGCACGAACCGAGGCGCATCAGGCTGGCGCCAATCCTGGTGACGCTGGGGACAGTTGTCGTCGTGGTCGTCGGGTTGCTCTTGGTGACAGGAGTCATCGGCGGTCGGAAGGTGCCATTGGTGACGGGCATCAGCCGGGCTGAGGCCGAGAGCACGCTGGGCGCGAGAGGCTTCCGGGCGAAGATCGACTCGGTGAGTGATACACTTCCGGCCGGCATCGTCGTGGCGCAGGTGCCTGGAGCCGGAGAGAACGGCCCTCGTTCCCGGATGGTGGAACTGAGGGTGAGTACAGGCAAAGTGGAGATGCCTTCCCTGGTCGGGCTACCCCTGGCAGACGCCCGCCAGCTGCTGGCAAGACTGGCGCTGACACCGGCCAAAGTGGACTCGCAGTACAGCGACGCGTACACCGCCGGACTCGTCATGTCCAGCAAGCCGAAGGCAGGCACGATGATGGCTCCCCGTACCAGCGTCGGCTTGACAGTCTGCGCCGGACCGGCGACGTGCCCGCAGTGCGAAACGAGGCGGGAGGCCCGCGCGAGGTTCTGCACCAAGTGCGGATTCAAGTTCTAG
- a CDS encoding PEGA domain-containing protein, whose amino-acid sequence MQRLPRVILVLAALAVCAGLVFAAKTCPNCGVSNKDSNRFCKTCGEVLPEASSPQPTTPRVSGFVSVDGSVVRITSQPSGAAVSVDGRSRGKTPLQLTDLEPGRHSIELARSGYRSYSGEFRITGSFGSIVVTTDPVGAEVFLDGKSKGAAPEGGLSLANVPYGRRTITARLYGYKDAVQVVDLKSAGPIGVTCRLLYGKGWLVVKSDPPGAGLLVNDTSAGQTPLVAELEPARYGLKLMRRGYYDWIGDANVQYAESTIVRAVLYRLETRKLPLLLGAIVGIGGGAVSAVKGESEYGKYRDATTQADAERYHRSTAAWDTRRNIALAAGVALAGAWWILKW is encoded by the coding sequence GTGCAGCGCTTGCCGCGTGTGATTCTGGTCTTGGCCGCGCTGGCGGTCTGCGCCGGTCTTGTCTTCGCGGCAAAGACCTGCCCGAATTGCGGCGTATCCAACAAGGACAGCAACAGGTTCTGCAAGACCTGCGGGGAGGTGCTGCCGGAAGCTTCTTCTCCTCAACCTACGACGCCCCGCGTGTCGGGTTTCGTTTCCGTGGACGGCTCGGTCGTGCGCATCACCTCTCAACCGTCGGGAGCAGCCGTGAGTGTCGACGGTCGGAGCCGGGGCAAGACGCCGCTGCAGTTGACTGACTTGGAGCCCGGGCGGCATTCGATAGAGCTTGCCCGCAGCGGGTATCGGTCGTACAGCGGGGAATTCCGCATTACGGGTAGTTTCGGCTCGATCGTTGTGACCACCGATCCGGTAGGGGCAGAGGTGTTTCTCGACGGCAAGTCAAAGGGTGCCGCCCCGGAGGGAGGCCTGTCCCTGGCAAATGTCCCGTACGGCCGTCGCACCATCACCGCGCGGCTGTACGGGTACAAAGACGCCGTGCAGGTAGTCGACCTGAAGTCGGCCGGGCCAATCGGCGTGACCTGCCGCCTGCTGTACGGCAAGGGTTGGCTGGTGGTCAAGTCGGACCCGCCCGGCGCCGGTCTGTTGGTCAACGACACGTCAGCCGGCCAGACTCCTTTGGTGGCGGAACTGGAGCCGGCAAGGTACGGGCTGAAGTTGATGCGGCGGGGATACTACGACTGGATTGGGGATGCCAACGTCCAATACGCGGAATCTACCATAGTCCGGGCTGTCCTGTACAGGTTGGAGACGCGGAAACTGCCTCTGCTACTGGGGGCGATCGTCGGTATCGGTGGCGGAGCCGTCTCTGCCGTGAAGGGTGAGTCTGAGTACGGCAAGTACCGGGATGCGACTACACAAGCAGATGCAGAGAGATATCACAGGTCAACAGCGGCATGGGATACGCGGCGGAACATAGCCCTGGCGGCAGGCGTCGCCCTGGCCGGGGCGTGGTGGATACTGAAGTGGTAG
- a CDS encoding NADP-specific glutamate dehydrogenase: MSDAVRIFVEGVTARNPGEKEFHQAVYEVTMSVMPYLEKAPQLRKAKILERMCEPERVIMFRVPWVDDKGEIRVNRGYRIEMNSAIGPYKGGLRFHPSVNLGILKFLAFEQVLKNSLTTLPMGGGKGGSDFDPKGKSDNEVMHFCQSFMTELYRHIGPNTDVPAGDIGVGGREIGYLFGQYKRLANEFTGVLTGKGVDWGGSCMRPEATGYGVVYFAQEMLATRSDSMKGKNCLVSGSGNVAQYTVEKVNQLGGKVVTMSDSAGYIYDEAGITAEKLAYVMELKNVKRGRIGEYASKFAGSVYTPVDPKLDYNPLWDHNADCAFPCATQNEINGKDAANLIKNGVFVVSEGANMPSTPEAIKLYLDRKMLYGPSKAANSGGVAVSGLEMSQNRLGLHWACEDVDGRLRDIMRSVHQQCVRFGRVDDAYTNYLDGANIAGFARVADAMLAQGVV; the protein is encoded by the coding sequence ATGTCTGATGCAGTACGGATCTTCGTGGAGGGCGTGACCGCCAGGAATCCCGGCGAGAAGGAGTTCCATCAGGCGGTCTACGAAGTGACCATGTCGGTCATGCCCTACCTGGAAAAGGCACCCCAGCTTCGGAAGGCGAAGATCCTGGAGAGGATGTGCGAACCGGAACGGGTCATCATGTTCCGCGTACCGTGGGTGGATGACAAGGGCGAGATTCGGGTTAACCGCGGGTACCGCATCGAGATGAACTCGGCCATCGGCCCGTACAAGGGCGGGCTGCGTTTCCACCCGAGCGTGAACCTTGGCATCCTCAAGTTCCTCGCTTTCGAGCAGGTGCTCAAGAACTCGCTCACAACCTTGCCGATGGGCGGCGGCAAGGGCGGCAGTGACTTCGACCCCAAGGGCAAGAGCGATAATGAAGTCATGCACTTCTGCCAGAGCTTCATGACCGAGTTGTACCGGCACATAGGGCCGAACACCGATGTGCCGGCCGGGGATATCGGCGTCGGCGGTCGTGAGATCGGCTATCTGTTCGGCCAGTACAAGCGGCTTGCCAACGAGTTCACAGGTGTTCTGACCGGCAAAGGCGTGGATTGGGGCGGCAGTTGCATGAGGCCGGAGGCGACCGGCTATGGGGTGGTCTATTTCGCGCAGGAGATGCTTGCGACCCGCAGCGATTCGATGAAGGGCAAGAACTGCCTCGTTTCCGGATCGGGCAACGTGGCCCAGTATACCGTCGAGAAGGTCAACCAGCTCGGCGGCAAGGTCGTCACGATGTCCGATTCGGCGGGCTACATCTACGACGAAGCCGGAATCACCGCCGAGAAGCTCGCGTACGTGATGGAGCTCAAGAATGTGAAGCGCGGCCGCATCGGCGAGTACGCCTCCAAGTTCGCGGGCTCGGTCTACACGCCGGTCGATCCCAAGCTCGACTACAACCCGCTTTGGGACCACAATGCCGACTGTGCGTTCCCGTGCGCGACCCAGAACGAAATCAACGGCAAGGACGCCGCGAACCTCATCAAGAACGGCGTCTTCGTCGTCTCCGAGGGTGCCAACATGCCGTCGACGCCGGAGGCGATCAAGCTGTATCTGGACAGGAAGATGCTGTACGGCCCCAGCAAAGCGGCGAACTCCGGAGGGGTTGCGGTCTCCGGGCTGGAGATGTCCCAGAACCGACTCGGACTTCACTGGGCGTGTGAAGACGTGGATGGGCGGCTGCGGGATATAATGAGGTCAGTGCACCAGCAGTGCGTCCGGTTCGGCCGCGTGGACGACGCGTACACCAACTATCTGGACGGCGCCAACATCGCGGGATTCGCCCGCGTTGCCGACGCGATGCTGGCACAGGGAGTGGTCTAG